Proteins from one Coturnix japonica isolate 7356 chromosome 5, Coturnix japonica 2.1, whole genome shotgun sequence genomic window:
- the INAFM2 gene encoding putative transmembrane protein INAFM2: protein MKEKEAGAERGKPATYTGDKKARMAAKTNKKWVRLATVLAYVLSVSLAAIVLAVYYSLIWQPVRGGGGSSASPPSLPGPAANSSSQPRIAPPPRSVAPPPPGPTTPPPPRGSPAGTGGTELPAPRGAREGRSAP from the coding sequence ATGAAGGAGAAGGAGgccggggcggagcggggcaAACCCGCCACTTACACTGGGGACAAGAAGGCTCGCATGGCGGCCAAGACCAACAAGAAGTGGGTGCGCCTGGCCACCGTGCTGGCCTACGTGCTGTCCGTCTCGCTGGCCGCCATCGTCCTCGCCGTCTACTACAGCCTCATCTGGCAGCCGGTGCGCGGAGGCGGCGGCTCCTCGGCTTCTCCTCCGTCTCttcccggccccgccgccaaCTCCTCCTCGCAGCCCCGCATCGCTCCGCCGCCGCGCTCCGTCGCtccgccgccccccggccccacGACGCCGCCGCCTCCCAGGGGGAGCCCGGCCGGGACCGGCGGCACGGAGCTGCCAGCGCCGCGCGGGGCTCGGGAGGGCCGCAGTGCGCCGtga